The Psilocybe cubensis strain MGC-MH-2018 chromosome 7, whole genome shotgun sequence genome has a window encoding:
- a CDS encoding putative esterase (putative esterase/lipase C417.12) has translation MSGAPHLHDELANNPERVTVETAFGPVIGGRAQNGSAIFLEIPYALPPGRFEDPVALPSNYRYDKDREYIRETTYGVQPLNDGQAADMPFKDKVGYGEPSENPLFLNIAIPPTFPEVRRFPVRVYIHGGFLQFGSPHTLGSQAQYIAAERSEIWVNVGYRLSAFGFIACDKPKLTGNYGFKDQWVALEWIKANIEAFGGNPNDIQITGLSAGAHSVHQLLHHASLLPEGKKAPFNSAVLQSNAMLTDPKTPEELRPQFIALCEALGLDPEAPDVLNTLKDPSKISWQSITKVIETDAIGHFGTFRGCLSEDWISVNPGPMEWQRCGGLSRGLRTRGVSSIVVGDLIEEWYLYSIAHPIKHPEDILPNLERYMPTDLAQKLLEVFPKLPPDAGAKDSAKLYGDILSCTQVHLPARLLAKDLEAQGYPIMRYEIRWTPEKYRPLGYVTHGCDRLLWALRIPSLEPVEVDVAKEWIENVSKEVEGMNAGESCHNSRLMLTLKEDKSIGWTTDEKWEDLMKLEPILESRKGKFGVAPYNL, from the exons ATGTCTGGAGCACCACATCTGCACGACGAGCTGGCGAATAATCCAGAGAGAGTTACTGTCGAGACAGCATTTGGGCCTGTAATAGGAGGCCGGGCACAGAATGGTTCCGCCATTTTTTTGG AAATCCCCTACGCGTTGCCTCCAGGGAGATTTGAAGACCCTGTCGCACTCCCTTCAAATTATCGTTACGACAAAGACAGAGAATATATAAGGGAGACTACAT ATGGTGTCCAACCACTAAACGACGGCCAAGCGGCAG ATATGCCTTTTAAAGACAAAGTTGGATATGGAGAGCCTTCAGAAAATCC ACTCTTCTTGAACATCGCCATACCTCCTACTTTCCCAGAAGTCAGGAGATTTCCGGTGAGGGTATACATACATGGAGG TTTCCTGCAATTTGGATCACCTCACACACTCGGATCTCAAGCTCAATACATCGCAGCAGAGCGTTCGGAGATCTGGGTGAATGTGGGATACAGGCTTTCGGCGTTTGGCTTTATAGCCTGTGACAAGCCAAAGCTCACCGGAAATTATGGCTTTAAAGATCAATGGGTGGCGCTAGAATGGATCAAAGCAAACATCGAGGCTTTCGGAG GTAATCCAAATGATATTCAAATAACCGGGCTATCTGCAG GCGCACATTCTGTGCATCAGCTATTGCACCATGCGTCCTTGCTTCCGGAGGGAAAAAAAGCACCATTTAATTCGGCTGTTCTTCAGTCAAATGCAATGCT AACCGATCCAAAGACACCCGAGGAGCTACGTCCGCAATTCATTGCCCTATGTGAAGCTCTTGGTTTAGATCCAGAAGCCCCCGACGTTCTAAACACCTTGAAGGACCCAAGCAAAATTTCATGGCAATCAATCACGAAGGTAATTGAAACCGATGCTATAGGACACTTTGGTACATTTCGAGGATGTCTGTCGGAGGATTGGATATCAGTCAATCCAGGACCTATGGAATGGCAAAGGTGTGGGGGGCTCTCCCGGGGCCTCCGGACTCGGGGGGTGAGCAGCATCGTCGTCGGAGATCTCATCGAAGAATGGTATCTCTACTCCATCGCTCATCCAATCAAGCATCCTGAAGATATATTGCCCAACTTGGAACGGTATATGCCAACCGATCTTGCACAGAAATTGCTTGAAGTATTCCCCAAGCTTCCACCGGATGCCGGAGCAAAGGATAGCGCGAAATTATATGGAGATATATTGAGTTGTACTCAGGTGCACCTTCCTGCGCGTTTGCTTGCTAAAGATTTGGAAGCACAAGGGTATCCGATTATGAGGTATGAGATTCGTTGGACACCGGAGAAGTATCGACCATTAG GGTACGTGACACATGGATGCGATCGGCTTCTGTGGGCCTTGCGAATCCCAAGTTTAGAGCCAGTAGAAGTCGATGTCGCCAAGGAATGGATAGAAAATGTTTCAAAGGAAGTGGAGGGGATGAACGCAGGAGAATCTTGCCACAATAGCCGCCTCATGCTGACACTGAAGGAAGACAAAAGTATAGGTTGGACGACTGACGAGAAATGGGAGGATTTAATGAAATTGGAGCCAATCTTGGAGTCGAGAAAGGGGAAATTTGGGGTTGCGCCCTATAATCTGTAG
- a CDS encoding Drebrin-like protein A — MSLQINLSSTEIAKAYQDVIDGNGIDWAIFTYQGGTNDLKVQATGNGGLDELEEEFSDGRIQYAFVKVVDPNSQLPKFVQVNWCGDGVPEAKKGLFHTHSSAVSRFLRGTHVVITARNENDVTPSLIMSRVEAASGAKYSNQKETPRKFEPIAPVGSSYTPVGKVDIAALKKAPPPASKPAAPSSSRPAFSAPKTSTPSAGSLYGKTIPGGSAPADSWPEEEVAPVSTPPPPPPASSRPPTIPTSNRPAFSASPAFSASPAFSASPAFSASPAFSASVPKQQPTPAFSAVRPSPASAAAPVASANVPTKPSEEDRIEPAKSAYTPVSLPTPKKLKNPFAAMEQQSAAQGSNSPAGGTKKLSWAERQALAKKQAEEEEARSRSAAFIAPAASPVAKPVFKSSAPAFGKASVPQSTPRNFGSVGAAAGAGVGVGAAAGIAYAAQSSQPPPPPPSAPTSYVSAREAVQEAAWGAEDAAEEPEPEPEPEYEAPPPPPPPPPPPPPPPPARAAEAEVAEPEYEAPPPPPPPPPPPPPPPPPPPPAPAPVAQVEPEYEAPPPPPPPPPPPPPPPPPAPPVAQMAALSVAPEPEPEPEPEPVHVPQSGQGIVAVVLYEYEATEDNEMNLVEGEYIEQIEEIDEGWWSGVGPGGKSGLFPANYVEIVEHAPEEEAAPPAPPPPPPPPPPPAAPAAPPAPPRAPTPPPADVGITAIALYDYDAAEDNEITFREGETITEIAPASEDWWQGKNPRGEIGLFPANYVEVQGED, encoded by the exons ATGTCTCTCCAAATCAATCTCTCTAGCACAGAGATTGCGAAGGCGTACCAAGACGTTATCGATGGCAATGGAATAGATTGGGCGATATTTACCTACCAAGGCGGAACAAATGATCTAAAGGTGCAAGCAACTGGAAATGGAGGATTAGATGAGCTGGAAGAGGAGTTCTCGGATGGAAG GATCCAATATGCTTTTGTTAAAGTGGTAGATCCTAAT AGTCAACTACCAAAATTCGTTCAGGTCAATTGGTGCGGTGATGGTGTACCAGAAGCTAAAAAGGGGCTTTTCCACACTCATTCCAGCGCTGTTTCTCGATTTCTACGGGGCACACATGTAGTTATTACTGCTCGAAACGAG AATGATGTCACCCCTTCCCTCATCATGTCGCGGGTTGAGGCGGCGTCAGGGGCCAAGTACTCAAATCAGAAGGAAACACCGCGAAAATTCGAGCCCATCGCTCCCGTTGGATCCAGTTATACTCCCGTCGGAAAGGTAGATATTGCGGCGTTGAAAAAAGCACCACCGCCTGCTTCCAAACCCGCAGCACCTTCGTCGTCTAGGCCGGCATTTAGCGCACCTAAGACATCGACGCCATCCGCAGGATCTCTGTACGGAAAGACCATTCCCGGTGGTTCCGCTCCCGCAGACTCATGGCCCGAAGAAGAGGTTGCACCAGTGTCGACACCTCCCCCGCCTCCTCCAGCATCATCCCGCCCACCGACCATCCCAACCAGTAATCGACCTGCTTTCAGCGCGTCACCTGCTTTCAGCGCGTCACCTGCTTTCAGCGCGTCACCTGCCTTCAGCGCGTCACCAGCTTTCAGCGCATCA GTTCCCAAACAGCAGCCTACCCCCGCCTTTTCAGCAGTGCGCCCCTCTCCAGCTTCTGCGGCTGCACCTGTAGCTTCCGCCAATGTTCCGACAAAGCCGTCTGAAGAGGACCGGATTGAGCCTGCCAAAAGCGCCTATACACCTGTCAGTTTGCCGACACCGAAGAAACTCAAGAATCCGTTTGCTGCGATGGAGCAACAAAGCGCGGCTCAAGGTTCTAACTCCCCAGCTGGCGGTACCAAAAAGTTGTCGTGGGCAGAGAGGCAAGCACTCGCGAAAAAGCAagcagaggaggaagaagccAGAAGCCGCAGTGCTGCATTTATAGCTCCAGCTGCCTCCCCTGTTGCTAAGCCTGTCTTTAAATCGAGTGCTCCAGCTTTCGGCAAAGCTTCAGTCCCCCAGAGTACACCGAGAAACTTTGGCAGTGTTGGTGCGGccgctggtgctggtgtcgGGGTTGGTGCCGCTGCCGGAATTGCATACGCAGCTCAATCTAGTCAACCgccaccccctcctccttctgctcCTACCAGCTATGTCTCTGCCCGTGAAGCTGTTCAAGAAGCAGCTTGGGGTGCCGAAGATGCTGCAGAAGAACCGGAACCAGAGCCTGAGCCGGAATATGAGGCT ccaccaccaccacctccgcctccacctccgccgccaccgcctcCCCCAGCACGCGCtgctgaggctgaggtggCAGAGCCAGAGTATGAggccccaccaccaccgcctcctcctcctcctcctcctccgccaccaccaccaccaccaccgcctgcTCCCGCTCCAGTCGCGCAAGTGGAACCGGAGTACGAGGccccaccaccgccaccaccacccccgcctccgcctcctccgccgcctcCGCCCGCGCCTCCAGTTGCCCAG ATGGCCGCTCTATCTGTGGCTCCGGAACcggaaccagaaccagaaccagaaccggTCCATGTACCACAGTCTGGTCAAGGCATAGTTGCAGTCGTCCTTTATGAATATGAG GCAACAGAAGATAATGAAATGAATCTAGTGGAGGGAGAATACATTGAACAAATTGAAGAGATTGATGAAGGTTGGTGGTCAGGTGTTGGTCCAGGAGGAAAGTCGGGCTTGTTCCCAG CCAATTACGTCGAAATCGTGGAACATGCtccagaggaagaagcagcGCCGCCAgcgccgcctcctcctccaccaccacctcctccaccc GCTGCTCCCGCTGCTCCTCCCGCACCCCCTCGTGCGCCAACACCCCCTCCTGCTGATGTTGGAATCACTGCTATAGCACTCTACGA TTATGATGCTGCTGAAGACAACGAGATAACGTTCCGTGAAGGAGAAACGATCACTGAGATTGCACCTGCCTCAGAAGATTGGTGGCAAGGCAAAAATCCTCGTGGCGAAATCGGCCTCTTCCCTG CGAACTACGTGGAGGTTCAAGGAGAGGATTGA